A genomic region of Helicoverpa zea isolate HzStark_Cry1AcR chromosome 8, ilHelZeax1.1, whole genome shotgun sequence contains the following coding sequences:
- the LOC124632402 gene encoding lysozyme D-like: MKIILVFLAVLFFADTSLAQASNYGNSNATNGSTGLVVIDNATFANGAFSNGGSGSGTGSSSGSSSGGSSGSNSGNNQSKPASCGPIKTIISTIIPSLNCSTSG, encoded by the exons ATGAAGATCATTTTGGTATTCctagctgttttattttttgctgacACGTCCTTAGCTCAAG CTAGTAACTATGGAAACTCAAATGCTACAAATGGCAGCACTGGACTGGTAGTTATAGACAATGCCACATTTGCAAATGGAGCATTTAGCAATGGAGGTTCTGGTAGTGGCACTGGTAGCAGTTCTGGTAGCAGTTCTGGTGGCAGTTCTGGAAGCAATTCTGGTAACAACCAGTCCAAACCCGCATC TTGCGGCCCAATAAAAACCATTATATCAACAATCATTCCTAGCCTTAATTGTTCAACAAGCGGCTGA
- the LOC124632401 gene encoding uncharacterized protein LOC124632401, with protein MTGFVVFLTLVIVAYITAAPATNYGDAYADDSSYGVVVVSGSSFGDGAFATNWRPAVQAQNQPVTEGPNLDSPTSCPPCPQVPFSGNKKPVSFSIHGDSGWVTVENSTFGDGAFANHHFDKPLHVVNNQVLVGSAPEALNVETPTTCPPCPQGNKIGSSYSKNGASGVVIVENSKFGNGAFSTYDWPRSHYVQNNV; from the exons ATGACGGGTTTTGTGGTATTCCTGACCTTGGTTATTGTCGCTTATATTACGGCTGCCCCAG CGACAAATTACGGCGACGCGTATGCAGATGATAGTAGCTATGGCGTAGTTGTTGTTAGTGGCTCATCTTTCGGAGATGGTGCATTCGCAACCAATTGGAGACCAGCAGTTCAA GCACAGAATCAGCCTGTCACGGAGGGACCAAACCTGGATTCTCCAACATCGTGCCCACCATGTCCTCAag TTCCATTTTCAGGAAATAAGAAACCTGTTTCATTTTCAATACACGGCGATTCAGGATGGGTAACGGTTGAAAACTCAACTTTCGGCGACGGAGCATTTGCAAACCACCATTTTGATAAACCACTTCAC gtgGTGAATAATCAG GTGCTGGTCGGCTCGGCCCCAGAGGCTCTAAATGTGGAAACACCAACGACatgtccaccgtgtcctcaag GGAACAAAATTGGTAGTTCATATAGCAAAAATGGAGCCTCAGGAGTAGTGATTGTTGAAAACTCAAAATTTGGCAATGGAGCGTTTTCGACATATGATTGGCCTAGATCACATTAC GTGCAGAATAATGTCTAA